From the Leptolyngbya sp. O-77 genome, one window contains:
- a CDS encoding lipid kinase, which translates to MSKRALIFVNRNARSGKKRLAQAVDILDELEFELVLVPSKRSGELVDLIRKHRDELDLVIIGGGDGTLNRVVDVLVETQLPLGILPLGTANDLARTLGLPQSVPDACRAIAQGKRRSIDLGWVNGKYFFNVASLGLSVKITRRLSQGMKQRWGILAYAISAVQALTQLHPFRAEIRVDGETIAVKTLQIAVGNGRYYGGGMAIAEDAAIDDQRLDLYSLEVKHLWQFIPLLWKMRRGQQTSLPWVRGLHGQEIEIYTREPHAINTDGEITTATPATFRVIPQALTVLVAD; encoded by the coding sequence ATGAGCAAACGTGCCCTCATCTTTGTGAATCGCAATGCCCGCAGCGGGAAGAAGCGCCTGGCTCAAGCGGTTGACATCTTGGATGAACTAGAGTTTGAGTTGGTGCTGGTGCCCTCCAAACGATCGGGCGAACTCGTAGATCTGATCCGCAAGCACCGAGATGAGTTGGATTTGGTGATTATTGGCGGCGGCGATGGCACCCTCAATCGAGTGGTTGATGTGTTGGTGGAGACTCAGTTGCCGCTGGGAATTTTGCCGCTAGGTACGGCGAATGACCTGGCGCGTACCCTCGGACTACCGCAAAGTGTCCCAGATGCCTGTCGCGCGATCGCCCAGGGCAAGCGTCGCTCTATCGACCTTGGTTGGGTCAATGGCAAGTATTTCTTCAATGTTGCCAGCCTTGGCCTCAGCGTCAAAATTACCCGTCGCCTCTCCCAGGGCATGAAGCAGCGCTGGGGCATATTGGCCTATGCCATTTCCGCTGTTCAAGCCCTCACCCAACTGCACCCCTTCCGAGCCGAGATCCGGGTGGATGGGGAGACAATCGCCGTCAAAACGCTCCAAATCGCAGTCGGCAATGGTCGCTACTACGGCGGAGGGATGGCGATCGCTGAGGATGCGGCGATCGATGACCAGCGACTCGACCTCTACAGCCTGGAGGTGAAGCACCTGTGGCAGTTCATTCCCCTGCTCTGGAAGATGCGCCGGGGCCAGCAGACCAGCCTTCCCTGGGTGCGCGGTTTGCATGGTCAGGAAATTGAAATTTACACCCGCGAACCCCACGCGATTAACACTGATGGCGAGATCACCACAGCAACCCCCGCCACCTTTCGTGTCATCCCCCAAGCACTCACCGTTCTGGTGGCAGATTAG
- a CDS encoding Uma2 family endonuclease, with translation MVNTLPAPQNLVTDAWVKASWETFLALGDRPELEQARFYYDADSMRIETMPIGAGHGRDNSLLAQTVSLYGTVKNIRIVGLTNGSFRKPGVRECQPDLAYYIGAAFRIPPKSSQPIDVNEFGAPQLVIEVASTTLSDDLGRKRLLYERLGVQEYWVVDVEQGEVIAFAVADGGSRQIRESEVLPGLAIALVEEVLQRSQTEEDGEINRWLLQVFHSQPQQASQASEEQAKE, from the coding sequence ATGGTGAATACCTTACCCGCACCGCAAAACCTGGTCACCGATGCGTGGGTCAAAGCGAGTTGGGAGACGTTTCTGGCGCTGGGCGATCGCCCTGAACTAGAACAAGCCCGGTTCTATTACGACGCTGACTCGATGAGGATTGAGACGATGCCGATTGGGGCTGGACACGGACGAGATAATAGCCTGCTGGCCCAAACGGTCAGTCTCTACGGCACGGTCAAAAATATTCGGATTGTCGGTTTGACCAATGGCAGTTTTCGCAAACCAGGCGTGCGCGAGTGTCAGCCTGACCTGGCGTATTACATTGGTGCCGCGTTCCGCATTCCACCCAAATCTTCTCAGCCCATTGATGTCAACGAGTTTGGCGCGCCGCAGTTGGTGATTGAAGTGGCCTCTACAACCCTCAGCGATGACCTCGGACGCAAGCGCCTGCTCTACGAGCGGCTGGGGGTGCAGGAATACTGGGTGGTGGATGTGGAGCAGGGTGAGGTGATCGCCTTTGCAGTGGCGGATGGGGGCAGTCGGCAAATCCGCGAGTCGGAGGTGCTGCCAGGACTGGCGATCGCCCTTGTGGAAGAAGTCCTCCAGCGCAGCCAGACGGAAGAAGACGGCGAGATTAACCGCTGGCTGCTCCAGGTGTTTCATAGCCAACCGCAGCAGGCAAGCCAAGCGAGTGAAGAACAAGCAAAAGAATGA
- a CDS encoding Calx-beta domain-containing protein, with translation MSVIKAGEELRIAPNSVSNQFSPVVDVDRDGNFTIAWEEFLNNRKSVHARRFQKDGTPLGNPLSVFDYAEQPAIVLRPDGQIAIAQTFQNQKTNSADILVSQIGVAGERPPGFFAVERSGTQDDAAIAIRPDSSYVVAWVSNGQDGSGTGIYARLFNADGTPARTEFLVNVTTQKDQFNPAIAVDKAGNFVITWSSFEQDGSNYGVYARRFNAAGQALSAEIPVNQTTVGQQDQATISMDAAGNFVVVWDCGVKGIVARRFNAAGRPLSDEISVSSTPQANLPSLDMDAAGNFVVTWLEGDDESTAEIYVRRFSADGTPLSDVLLVNSTTEGNQSFPTVAMQPDGDFVVTWQGESKDTNKYNIYAQRFEVAAEVSFGQPIYTIGEDGAPVGAEVTITRTGNLQVASSVVLEVAGGTATNGQDYRLPNAEFVNFRPGESHKTIQIPIVQDGLVEGDETLELRLVEVAGGRSLLRGNTQTTVTILDDDQPMGGEPGNPPGGTPPGGDRPNTRPPGGNRPVPQPGLPSVDDPSLPPVPGLRTLRGSNRKDTLTGTNAGEMLVGLRGNDRINARGGHDILIGVNPNTRTPGRNEIDQLTGGGGRDLFVLGDRQRVYYNDGNRSRAGLQDYALIKDFNRKQDAIQLHGKASDYRLGASPTGKGTAIFLETGKTDELIAVVQGGSRLNLNSSSFQFV, from the coding sequence ATGTCAGTGATCAAAGCTGGAGAAGAGTTACGCATTGCGCCAAACTCGGTCAGCAACCAGTTTTCACCAGTTGTAGATGTTGACCGTGACGGCAACTTTACGATCGCTTGGGAAGAATTCTTGAACAATCGTAAAAGTGTTCATGCCCGTCGATTTCAGAAGGATGGCACACCGTTGGGCAACCCGCTTTCTGTATTTGATTATGCCGAGCAGCCTGCAATTGTCCTCAGACCCGATGGACAGATTGCGATCGCCCAAACCTTCCAAAATCAAAAGACCAATAGTGCGGATATTTTGGTGTCTCAGATTGGGGTAGCTGGTGAACGCCCGCCCGGCTTCTTTGCTGTAGAACGCTCCGGCACACAAGATGATGCGGCGATCGCCATCCGACCCGACAGCAGCTACGTCGTCGCCTGGGTTAGCAACGGTCAGGATGGCAGTGGAACTGGGATCTATGCCCGCCTGTTTAACGCTGACGGAACGCCTGCCCGCACTGAATTTCTGGTGAATGTCACGACGCAAAAGGATCAGTTCAATCCAGCGATCGCTGTGGACAAAGCAGGCAATTTTGTAATCACCTGGTCTAGCTTTGAGCAAGACGGCAGCAACTATGGCGTATATGCCCGTCGGTTTAATGCAGCAGGGCAGGCGCTCAGTGCAGAAATTCCAGTCAACCAAACGACTGTAGGACAGCAAGATCAAGCAACCATCAGTATGGATGCGGCGGGTAACTTCGTCGTCGTGTGGGATTGCGGGGTCAAAGGCATCGTGGCGCGGCGGTTCAACGCAGCGGGTCGCCCACTCAGCGACGAAATTTCAGTCAGCTCCACCCCGCAAGCTAACCTGCCCAGCCTAGATATGGATGCAGCCGGAAACTTTGTGGTGACCTGGCTAGAAGGAGACGATGAATCGACGGCTGAGATTTACGTTCGCCGCTTTAGTGCCGACGGCACGCCCCTCAGCGACGTTCTCCTGGTCAATTCCACCACTGAGGGGAATCAATCCTTCCCCACGGTTGCCATGCAGCCGGATGGCGATTTTGTCGTCACCTGGCAGGGCGAGTCGAAAGATACGAACAAGTACAACATCTATGCTCAGCGGTTTGAGGTGGCGGCGGAGGTGTCTTTTGGTCAGCCGATTTACACAATTGGGGAAGATGGTGCTCCGGTGGGCGCAGAAGTCACTATCACCCGCACGGGCAACTTGCAGGTTGCCTCTAGCGTGGTGCTGGAGGTGGCGGGCGGCACAGCAACCAACGGACAGGACTACAGGCTGCCCAATGCTGAGTTTGTCAACTTTCGCCCCGGCGAATCTCACAAAACGATTCAGATTCCAATTGTGCAAGACGGGCTGGTGGAAGGTGATGAAACGCTGGAACTGCGATTGGTGGAGGTGGCTGGCGGTCGCAGCCTCCTGCGCGGCAACACGCAAACAACGGTGACGATTCTCGATGACGACCAGCCAATGGGCGGCGAACCGGGGAATCCGCCAGGCGGCACCCCACCGGGTGGCGATCGCCCCAACACCCGGCCGCCCGGTGGCAACCGCCCCGTCCCCCAGCCGGGATTGCCGTCGGTCGATGATCCGTCTCTGCCACCCGTGCCAGGCCTGCGAACCCTGCGCGGCAGCAACCGCAAAGATACGCTCACCGGAACGAATGCAGGCGAGATGCTGGTGGGGCTGCGAGGCAATGACCGCATCAATGCACGCGGCGGGCACGACATTCTAATCGGTGTGAATCCCAACACCCGCACGCCAGGACGTAATGAAATCGACCAACTCACGGGCGGTGGCGGACGCGATCTGTTCGTGCTGGGCGATCGCCAACGGGTCTATTACAACGACGGCAATCGCAGCCGCGCCGGACTCCAGGACTACGCGCTGATCAAAGACTTTAACCGCAAGCAAGACGCCATCCAACTCCACGGCAAAGCGTCGGACTATCGCCTGGGCGCATCGCCCACGGGCAAGGGCACGGCGATCTTTTTGGAAACGGGCAAAACCGATGAGCTAATCGCCGTCGTGCAGGGCGGCAGCAGGCTCAACCTCAACAGCAGCTCGTTTCAGTTTGTATAG
- a CDS encoding GNAT family N-acetyltransferase: protein MITQPKSNSFRAIAPSEISSYFPAQQPARPAASAVTIRHAQIEDVSELHQLLTLPEIVAHTNELPYVTSDAMYQRVMHPAEGHSTLVAISNFCVAGTLGLDVSPHPRLRHVGHLGAVAVHPNFQGQGIGTALMQATVDLADQVLNLHRLELVVYTDNEAAIALYKKFGFVPEGVMKDYGFRAGRYADVLMMARLTT, encoded by the coding sequence ATGATTACTCAGCCCAAATCAAATTCCTTTCGGGCGATCGCTCCCTCAGAGATTTCCTCCTACTTTCCCGCTCAGCAGCCCGCCCGCCCAGCAGCCAGCGCAGTCACGATTCGCCACGCCCAGATAGAAGACGTGAGTGAGCTACACCAGCTCCTGACCCTTCCTGAAATTGTGGCTCATACCAACGAACTGCCCTACGTGACGAGCGATGCCATGTATCAACGGGTGATGCACCCAGCAGAGGGGCACTCTACCCTGGTTGCCATTAGCAATTTTTGCGTGGCGGGCACGCTGGGGCTGGATGTCAGCCCGCATCCGCGTCTGCGCCATGTAGGACATCTGGGCGCGGTGGCTGTGCATCCCAACTTTCAAGGACAGGGCATTGGCACAGCGTTAATGCAGGCGACGGTTGATCTGGCAGACCAGGTGCTAAACCTGCATCGGCTGGAGCTGGTCGTCTATACCGACAATGAAGCGGCGATCGCCCTCTACAAAAAGTTTGGTTTCGTGCCGGAGGGCGTGATGAAGGACTACGGCTTTCGGGCGGGCCGATATGCCGACGTGCTGATGATGGCCCGATTGACTACCTAA
- a CDS encoding DUF4278 domain-containing protein has translation MQLIYRGLSYSQIDVPLSSVASASSTEMKLARYRGISYAIPVAHAVELAPEYSQPVVLRFLGNSYIQQFSTVL, from the coding sequence ATGCAACTGATCTATCGTGGACTATCTTATAGCCAGATTGATGTCCCACTTTCTAGCGTGGCAAGTGCAAGCAGCACCGAGATGAAATTGGCTCGATATCGAGGAATTTCCTACGCTATTCCAGTGGCTCATGCGGTCGAACTAGCACCGGAATATTCCCAGCCTGTGGTTCTTCGATTTTTGGGAAATTCTTATATCCAGCAGTTTTCAACTGTTTTGTAA
- a CDS encoding NB-ARC domain-containing protein — protein MELEQVIPSINATLLSSHHRCLTELEIELLRGAWESLTYDEISAASGYSLNYLQRDIGPKFWKLLSDTYGRKLNKTNARAILTRFAQEAKTPPNQPLQDLLSSFSPPNPPKADWGEIIDVSTFYGRTDELDTLTGWIRGDRCRLVALVGMGGIGKSSLAAKITQILQDEFDLIIWRSLRNAPPLELLLAELVPFLSQQQDTQAKPERLLHWLRTHRCLLILDNVETIMQAGDRAGYYQPDYENYGDLFRLLGETSHQSCVLLTTREIPAEVGMLETLDGPVRLLPLKGSAEMALALLESRALIGTEDEKRQLCEFYNCSPLAVKLISSSIQSLFDGSISAFWREEVKVFNGIRRLLEQQFERLSYLEQAVMYWLAINREWVSLDELMEDLVPPVSRASLLESLESLSWRSLIEKNQGRYTQQPVVMEYVTSQFIHQVSTELVTCRLNFFARFALAKNSIRDYIHESQVRIILQPVLNHLQTAFSQPDLLRDQFCKILKQVRQGCCYPNCYSAGNLLNLMGQYDLDLTGYDFSGLTLRHAHLQKRNLHKVNFTQAQFIDPVFTHTLTSIFAVAFSPDGTLLATGESTGEIHIWRTGETQPLLALTGHANRILSVSFSPDGCWLASASADSTIKLWDLDSGAIAATLTGHTNGVCSVRFSADQSLLASASLDGTIRLWDVQTAQLLRVLDGHTDWVWGVCFSPIAGPPLLASGSADATVKLWDAASGQLLQTLEGHGDRIWSVQFSPDGRLLASTSEDCTIKLWDVATGQLLRTLAGHSSIIWSASFSADGRLLASGSSDQTVRLWDVETGQLMRVLTGHTNRVWSVRFSPSVEHLPFDSQSLLASGSADCTMKLWDAASGQLLKTIQGYTNGVRSLDFSDDGQTLASGTIADDAVRLWHVPTGTLLKTLTGHTDSIHTVRCYTAPDGQERVISAGSDHTIRLWNAQTGQLMKTLHGHTDTIWSISVAPQLNWCASAGADNTIRLWDLESGRLLHTLTETKGWVWAVTFSPDGRQIATGSANCLVKLWDVASGKLLKALEGHTAWVRSVKFSPDGLQIASGSADCTVKVWCAQTGELKMTLAGHDSWTWEVSFSPDCRTLVSSSTDGTLKLWDTQTGTLLNTLKGHTGEVWSARFSPDGSLLASSSADETVRLWDAKTGECVQVLRSDRPYEGMNITGVMGLTEPQKAALIALGAVENGSV, from the coding sequence ATGGAGCTTGAGCAGGTCATCCCCAGCATCAACGCCACCTTGCTGTCCAGCCACCACCGCTGCCTAACAGAGCTAGAAATCGAGCTATTGCGGGGAGCCTGGGAAAGCTTGACCTACGACGAAATTTCCGCAGCATCAGGCTATTCCCTCAACTACTTGCAGCGCGACATTGGCCCCAAGTTTTGGAAGCTGCTAAGCGATACTTACGGCCGCAAGCTCAACAAAACTAACGCCAGAGCTATCCTTACCCGCTTCGCGCAAGAGGCGAAAACGCCCCCCAATCAGCCACTTCAGGACTTGCTCTCCTCCTTTTCCCCGCCGAACCCACCCAAAGCCGACTGGGGTGAAATCATTGACGTGTCCACCTTCTATGGACGCACCGATGAGCTAGACACGCTGACAGGCTGGATTCGGGGCGATCGCTGTCGGCTGGTTGCGCTGGTGGGCATGGGCGGCATTGGCAAAAGCTCCCTGGCGGCGAAGATTACCCAAATCCTGCAAGACGAGTTTGACCTGATTATCTGGCGATCGCTCCGCAATGCCCCGCCACTGGAGTTGCTGCTGGCTGAATTGGTGCCTTTCCTGTCGCAGCAGCAAGACACCCAGGCAAAGCCAGAAAGATTGCTCCATTGGCTCCGCACTCATCGCTGTTTGCTGATTCTGGACAATGTGGAAACGATCATGCAGGCGGGCGATCGCGCCGGATATTACCAGCCAGATTATGAAAACTATGGCGATCTATTCCGGCTGCTGGGCGAAACATCGCACCAGAGTTGTGTGCTGCTGACCACGCGAGAAATCCCAGCAGAGGTAGGTATGCTGGAAACGTTGGACGGGCCAGTGCGCCTGCTGCCGCTGAAGGGGTCAGCAGAAATGGCGCTGGCGCTGCTAGAATCTCGCGCCCTGATCGGCACTGAGGATGAGAAACGTCAGCTTTGCGAGTTTTACAATTGCAGCCCACTAGCAGTTAAGCTAATTTCCTCCTCAATCCAAAGCCTGTTTGACGGCAGCATTTCAGCATTCTGGCGCGAGGAAGTCAAGGTTTTTAACGGCATTCGTCGGCTTCTAGAGCAACAGTTTGAACGGTTATCTTACCTAGAGCAAGCAGTTATGTACTGGCTGGCGATTAACCGCGAGTGGGTGTCGCTGGATGAACTAATGGAAGACCTGGTGCCGCCTGTGTCGCGGGCGAGCCTGCTGGAGTCGCTGGAGTCGCTGAGCTGGCGATCGCTCATCGAAAAAAATCAGGGACGCTATACACAGCAGCCTGTAGTCATGGAATATGTTACGTCTCAGTTCATCCATCAGGTTTCGACGGAACTAGTTACGTGCCGATTGAACTTCTTTGCTCGATTCGCGCTGGCGAAAAACTCTATTCGTGACTACATTCACGAAAGCCAGGTTCGCATCATTCTGCAACCTGTGCTCAATCACCTCCAGACAGCGTTCAGCCAGCCCGACTTACTGCGAGATCAGTTCTGCAAAATTCTGAAGCAAGTCCGGCAAGGATGCTGCTATCCCAACTGCTATAGCGCAGGTAACTTACTCAATCTCATGGGTCAATATGACCTGGATTTGACGGGATATGATTTTTCTGGCTTGACGCTGCGCCACGCCCATTTGCAAAAGCGCAATCTGCACAAAGTTAACTTCACCCAAGCGCAGTTTATTGACCCTGTTTTTACCCACACGTTGACTTCTATTTTTGCTGTTGCTTTCAGTCCTGATGGAACGCTGCTTGCCACAGGAGAAAGCACGGGCGAGATTCACATCTGGCGCACAGGCGAAACGCAACCGCTCTTGGCGCTGACCGGCCACGCGAATCGGATTCTGTCGGTCAGCTTTAGCCCGGATGGATGCTGGCTAGCCAGCGCCAGTGCCGACAGCACCATCAAGCTGTGGGATTTGGACTCTGGGGCGATCGCCGCGACGTTGACCGGGCACACGAACGGTGTTTGCTCAGTACGTTTTAGCGCCGATCAGTCCCTGCTAGCCAGCGCCAGTCTAGACGGCACGATTCGCCTGTGGGACGTGCAAACGGCGCAATTGCTTCGTGTGCTGGATGGACATACCGACTGGGTGTGGGGCGTGTGCTTTAGCCCGATTGCGGGCCCCCCACTGCTGGCTAGCGGCAGCGCTGATGCTACTGTCAAACTCTGGGATGCGGCATCGGGACAACTGCTGCAAACGCTGGAAGGGCATGGCGATCGCATCTGGTCGGTGCAGTTTAGCCCAGACGGCCGCCTGCTGGCCAGCACCAGCGAAGACTGCACGATTAAGCTGTGGGACGTGGCAACGGGTCAGCTTTTGCGGACGCTGGCGGGGCACAGCAGCATCATCTGGTCGGCCAGCTTTAGCGCCGATGGTCGCCTGTTGGCCAGCGGCAGTTCCGACCAAACGGTGCGCCTGTGGGATGTGGAAACGGGGCAACTGATGCGGGTGTTGACAGGACACACCAATCGCGTTTGGTCGGTGCGATTTAGCCCGTCCGTCGAGCATTTGCCCTTTGACTCACAAAGCCTGCTGGCCAGCGGCAGCGCCGACTGCACCATGAAGCTATGGGATGCGGCATCGGGGCAGTTGCTCAAGACCATCCAGGGCTATACCAACGGCGTGCGATCGCTCGACTTTAGCGATGACGGGCAGACCCTGGCGAGTGGAACCATTGCAGACGACGCGGTTCGGCTCTGGCACGTACCGACGGGCACCCTTCTAAAAACGCTGACGGGGCATACCGATTCCATTCATACAGTTCGCTGTTACACTGCACCCGACGGACAGGAACGGGTGATTAGCGCCGGGTCTGACCATACGATTCGGCTGTGGAACGCGCAAACAGGACAACTGATGAAAACGCTGCATGGACATACTGACACGATCTGGTCGATTAGCGTTGCGCCACAGTTGAATTGGTGTGCCAGTGCTGGAGCCGACAACACAATCCGGCTGTGGGATTTGGAAAGCGGTCGCTTGCTCCATACACTGACAGAAACGAAAGGATGGGTTTGGGCAGTCACCTTTAGCCCCGACGGTCGCCAGATTGCAACGGGCAGTGCCAATTGCCTGGTCAAGCTGTGGGATGTGGCATCGGGCAAATTGCTGAAAGCCCTAGAAGGACACACAGCCTGGGTGCGATCGGTCAAGTTCAGCCCGGATGGATTGCAGATTGCGAGCGGCAGCGCCGACTGCACAGTGAAAGTATGGTGTGCCCAAACGGGTGAATTGAAAATGACATTAGCCGGACATGATAGCTGGACGTGGGAGGTCAGCTTTAGTCCTGATTGCAGAACGCTGGTAAGCAGCAGTACGGATGGCACTCTGAAGCTATGGGATACGCAAACTGGAACATTATTGAACACGCTGAAAGGACATACAGGCGAAGTTTGGTCAGCACGCTTTAGCCCCGATGGAAGCCTGCTGGCTAGCAGCAGCGCCGATGAAACCGTGCGCCTGTGGGATGCCAAAACGGGCGAATGTGTGCAAGTGTTGAGGAGCGATCGCCCCTACGAAGGCATGAACATTACCGGCGTGATGGGGCTGACGGAGCCACAAAAAGCCGCACTAATCGCCCTCGGCGCAGTAGAAAATGGATCTGTTTGA
- a CDS encoding AAA family ATPase — protein sequence MDLFDQHRQQLTAAEAPLAARMRPRTLAEYIGQEHILGEGRLLRRAIQADQLSSLIFYGPPGTGKTTLAMVIANTTRARFLSINAVLAGVKEIREAIALAQETRGMYGQRTILFVDEVHRFNKSQQDALLPWVENGTVILIGATTENPYFEVNKALVSRSRVFQLKPLTERDLERVIDQALQDGDRGYGKLKIQIDPDARTHLVNVANGDARTLLNALELAVETTPPNADGTIHITLEVAEESIQKRAVLYDKEGDAHFDTISAFIKSLRGSDPDAALYWLARMVYAGEDPRFIFRRMLILAGEDVGMADPNAVVVVYACAEAFDRVGMPEGRYPLAQAALYLATCPKSNSVMAFFDALSSVEAEREAEVPTHLRDANRDQDGFGHGKGYLYPHSYREHWVAQQYLPGSLQGQVFYQPSDQGYEGQIQQAVARRREAQLAALLEGVGVALLEVLTFSPADAGVDRWLQRTLSQSGERLAQMRDRLFALAPPQRHHLILDLNAGSGLLTWEAVRRVPEGGVYACAPQPQDAEALREQAAALPELLRPVVLHSAIANLPAVLSAEYPNLRFDRLMGRNVFLNAIAPPDTWLQAWKLLLQPEGYLLLAETMPRHTQRLHQLIPSDRIPSRLLNRWRKAEEQLYESAAVWSMTWDVQDLETLFDQAGFTAEIALEHTQTELLISPALIDRWFASASAKPTYAEQIREFLSDADLNQIQMLLRQCLSHQTVQWQGRSPFVKAHPKLSPSL from the coding sequence ATGGATCTGTTTGACCAGCACCGACAGCAACTCACCGCCGCCGAAGCGCCCCTAGCAGCTCGGATGCGGCCGCGCACCCTAGCAGAATACATCGGGCAGGAGCATATCCTGGGCGAAGGGCGACTGCTGCGCCGCGCCATTCAGGCAGATCAACTCTCATCGCTGATTTTTTATGGCCCGCCGGGAACCGGTAAAACGACGCTGGCGATGGTGATTGCCAACACGACCCGCGCCCGCTTTCTGTCGATTAATGCAGTGCTAGCGGGGGTGAAGGAGATTCGAGAGGCGATCGCCCTTGCCCAGGAAACCCGTGGTATGTATGGACAGCGCACGATTCTGTTTGTGGATGAGGTGCATCGGTTCAACAAGTCTCAGCAAGATGCGCTGCTGCCCTGGGTGGAAAACGGCACGGTGATTCTGATCGGCGCAACAACTGAAAATCCTTACTTTGAGGTAAATAAGGCGCTGGTCAGCCGTTCGCGAGTGTTTCAGCTTAAGCCGCTGACGGAACGGGATCTAGAACGAGTCATCGATCAGGCGTTGCAGGATGGCGATCGCGGCTATGGAAAGCTCAAAATCCAAATCGATCCAGATGCTCGCACGCACTTAGTCAATGTGGCGAATGGCGATGCCCGCACGCTGCTGAACGCGCTGGAACTCGCCGTCGAAACCACACCTCCGAATGCAGACGGAACGATTCATATCACCCTGGAAGTCGCCGAAGAATCTATTCAAAAACGGGCGGTTTTATACGATAAGGAAGGCGATGCCCACTTCGACACCATCAGTGCCTTTATCAAAAGCCTGCGCGGTTCCGACCCGGACGCGGCACTCTACTGGCTGGCCCGCATGGTCTACGCAGGCGAAGATCCGCGCTTTATCTTTCGGCGGATGCTGATCCTAGCGGGGGAAGATGTGGGCATGGCCGACCCAAACGCAGTGGTGGTTGTCTACGCTTGCGCCGAAGCCTTTGACCGCGTGGGAATGCCGGAAGGGCGCTATCCGCTGGCGCAGGCGGCGCTGTATCTGGCGACTTGTCCCAAGTCGAACAGCGTGATGGCTTTCTTTGATGCGCTGTCGTCCGTCGAAGCCGAACGCGAAGCCGAAGTGCCCACCCATCTGCGTGATGCTAATCGAGATCAGGATGGATTTGGGCACGGCAAAGGTTATCTTTATCCCCATTCTTATCGCGAACACTGGGTAGCGCAGCAGTATCTTCCGGGCAGCTTGCAGGGGCAGGTGTTTTATCAGCCGTCGGATCAGGGCTATGAGGGGCAAATTCAGCAGGCGGTAGCGCGACGACGCGAGGCGCAACTGGCGGCGCTGCTGGAGGGCGTGGGCGTGGCGCTGCTGGAAGTGCTAACCTTTAGCCCGGCCGATGCGGGGGTGGATCGCTGGCTGCAACGGACGCTGAGCCAGTCTGGGGAACGGCTGGCCCAGATGCGCGATCGCCTCTTTGCCCTGGCTCCGCCCCAGCGCCACCACCTGATTCTCGACCTAAATGCGGGCAGCGGCTTGTTGACCTGGGAAGCCGTGCGGCGCGTGCCCGAAGGCGGGGTCTATGCCTGTGCGCCCCAACCCCAGGATGCTGAAGCGCTGCGAGAACAGGCGGCTGCGCTGCCGGAACTGTTGCGTCCCGTGGTGCTACACAGCGCGATCGCCAATTTACCCGCTGTACTGAGTGCCGAGTACCCAAACTTGCGATTTGATCGGCTCATGGGTCGGAATGTGTTTTTGAATGCGATCGCCCCTCCCGACACATGGCTCCAAGCCTGGAAATTGCTGCTGCAACCTGAAGGGTATCTGCTCCTGGCAGAGACAATGCCTCGTCATACGCAGCGCCTGCACCAGCTCATTCCCTCAGACCGCATTCCATCCAGGCTACTGAACCGCTGGCGCAAAGCGGAGGAACAGCTTTACGAAAGCGCCGCGGTCTGGAGCATGACCTGGGATGTACAAGACCTGGAAACGCTATTTGATCAAGCAGGGTTCACCGCAGAGATTGCGCTGGAACACACGCAAACGGAACTGCTGATTTCACCCGCGCTGATTGACCGCTGGTTTGCATCTGCCAGTGCCAAACCCACCTATGCGGAACAGATCCGCGAATTCCTCTCGGATGCGGATCTGAACCAGATTCAAATGCTATTGCGCCAATGCTTGAGCCACCAGACGGTGCAGTGGCAGGGGCGATCGCCCTTTGTCAAAGCCCACCCCAAGCTCTCACCAAGTCTCTAG